In a genomic window of Candidatus Neomarinimicrobiota bacterium:
- a CDS encoding BolA family transcriptional regulator, translated as MTAHDQPDKSSTASILQDRITTALAPTVFQLEDESHLHEDHLQGAKLQEARGGGHFSAIIVAAEFEGLPLVQRHRLVYAAVGDLMGGKVHALSMKTLTPEEWEQSQL; from the coding sequence ATGACCGCGCACGATCAACCCGATAAGAGTTCCACCGCGAGCATCCTCCAGGATCGGATCACGACGGCCCTGGCGCCCACCGTGTTTCAACTCGAGGATGAATCCCACCTCCATGAAGACCACCTCCAGGGCGCCAAGCTGCAAGAAGCTCGCGGAGGCGGGCACTTTTCGGCCATTATTGTTGCGGCTGAGTTTGAGGGCCTGCCCCTGGTTCAGCGCCATCGTTTGGTCTACGCGGCCGTGGGGGACCTCATGGGCGGGAAAGTGCACGCACTCTCCATGAAGACGCTGACGCCGGAGGAGTGGGAGCAGTCACAGCTGTAG
- the moeB gene encoding molybdopterin-synthase adenylyltransferase MoeB produces the protein MTVKVRIPSPLRRFTAEQAWVTVSAQTVGEAVAAVVDQFEDLAQHLYDAHGELRNFINIYVGEQDIRQQGGLDRPLREDDEIMIIPAIAGGTVSEATFDREEYLRYSRHFSLPEIGLEGQRSLKQAAVLVVGLGGLGNPASLYLAAAGVGHIGLVDFDVIDLSNLQRQILYSLEDVGQPKIKIAKERLESLNHKVEISAHEEALSSANAGGILADYDIIVDGTDNFPTRYLVNDVCVFQGKPNVYGSIFRFDGQVAVFHAKEGPCYRCLYANPPPPGLVPSCAEGGVLGVLPGIVGSLQAIETIKLITGAGEPLIGRLLLFDSLAMTFHQVSIGKDPNCSVCGEHPTITEPIDYEGFCGVSGTAETVTVPEMSVQELRAKLENGDKILILDVREPWEWEIAHIDEALLIPMNSMTSKLGEVDPSKEIVVHCHTGGRSAAVSDYLIKQGYTQVKNLRGGIRAWTLEVDPSLMQY, from the coding sequence ATGACCGTGAAAGTTAGAATCCCCTCCCCCCTGCGCCGATTTACCGCCGAGCAGGCTTGGGTAACGGTTTCCGCCCAAACGGTGGGCGAAGCGGTGGCAGCGGTGGTTGATCAATTTGAAGATTTGGCTCAGCATCTTTACGATGCTCACGGCGAGCTCAGGAATTTCATCAATATTTATGTCGGTGAACAGGATATCCGGCAGCAGGGCGGCCTGGACAGACCCCTTCGGGAAGACGATGAGATCATGATCATTCCGGCGATTGCTGGGGGGACGGTGAGCGAGGCAACATTTGATCGCGAAGAATACCTCAGATATAGCCGGCATTTTTCGCTGCCGGAAATCGGGTTGGAAGGTCAGCGCTCGCTCAAGCAGGCAGCGGTCCTTGTGGTGGGCCTGGGCGGGCTGGGAAACCCGGCCTCCCTCTATCTCGCGGCTGCGGGCGTTGGTCACATAGGCTTGGTGGATTTCGACGTGATCGACCTGTCAAACCTCCAGCGGCAGATCTTGTATTCGCTAGAGGATGTTGGCCAGCCAAAGATTAAGATCGCCAAGGAGCGACTCGAAAGCCTCAACCACAAGGTTGAAATATCCGCACACGAAGAGGCCCTTTCATCGGCTAATGCCGGTGGGATTCTAGCGGACTATGACATCATAGTTGATGGCACAGACAATTTCCCCACCCGCTACCTGGTGAACGATGTCTGTGTTTTCCAAGGCAAACCAAACGTTTACGGTTCGATTTTCCGCTTCGATGGGCAGGTGGCAGTCTTCCACGCCAAGGAGGGGCCCTGTTATCGCTGCCTCTATGCGAATCCGCCCCCACCGGGCCTGGTGCCATCCTGTGCCGAGGGGGGCGTCCTAGGGGTTTTGCCCGGCATCGTCGGCAGTTTGCAGGCCATCGAGACGATCAAACTGATCACGGGCGCAGGTGAGCCTTTGATCGGTCGCCTGTTATTGTTTGACTCACTGGCAATGACTTTCCATCAGGTCAGCATAGGAAAGGACCCCAACTGCTCAGTTTGCGGAGAGCACCCCACTATCACTGAACCCATCGATTATGAGGGCTTCTGTGGCGTCTCCGGCACAGCGGAGACCGTAACCGTACCGGAAATGAGCGTGCAAGAACTCAGGGCGAAGCTTGAGAATGGTGACAAGATCCTGATTCTGGACGTTCGCGAGCCGTGGGAGTGGGAAATCGCGCACATTGATGAGGCTCTCCTGATCCCGATGAACTCTATGACTTCTAAGCTCGGAGAGGTCGACCCCTCCAAGGAGATCGTGGTTCACTGCCATACGGGGGGCAGGTCCGCGGCTGTGTCAGACTATCTCATCAAGCAGGGCTACACCCAGGTGAAGAATTTGCGGGGTGGAATCAGGGCCTGGACCCTGGAAGTAGATCCCAGCCTGATGCAATACTGA